CATTCTCCTCTCCTCCGCTAATGCTCAAAATATAAACATTGTATATACAAAAGTAGGTAAAACTGAGGATGAAAAGATTTTTGTTGTTGCTGAAGAGCAAGACATTTCAAGAGGTATAAAGAATGGCCTCTCTGTTGCCCTTTATCTTACATCTAAGAAAGAGGGTAAAGAATACCAAGAGGAGAGATTGCCTCGGGTTGTCTCTTATAAAGAGATTATTACAGATTATTTCAATCACGAAAAAGCAATACCTGAAATAAAAAGCTTAGAAGAAGCGATAAAAGAAGCCTTGAGGTGTTTCTCTTGTGGTACATGCAACTCTTGTGGAAACTGCTATGTATTTTGCCCAGATAATGCAGTTAGGTGGATAGATAACTTCCCGTCCTTTGACTACGATTATTGTAAGGGTTGTGGTGTTTGCGTAAATGAATGCCCAAGAGGCGTTCTTGAACTTATTCCAGAAAAATAAGGAGGACCTTTATGTCCATTAAAAAAGTTTTAACTGGAAATCATGCGGTCTCGTATGGTGCGATGGTTTCAAGGGTCCAAGTAATTTCAGCTTACCCGATTACACCTCAAACTCAGGTGGTAGAACTCCTTTCAGAAATGGTAGCAGATGGCATCTTGGACGCCATTTTCGTAAATGTGGAATCAGAACACTCCGCAATGTCCGCCTGTGTGTCAGCATCTGCTGCAGGGGCAAGGGCATTTACCGCTACTTCAGCCCAGGGACTAGCCTTAATGCACGAAATGCTTCACTGGGCAGCAGGAGCAAGACTCCCAATAGTTTTGGCGAACATTAACAGGGCAATGGCTCCTCCATGGTCTATCTGGACGGATCAAAACGACTCCCTTTCCCAGAGAGATACAGGCTGGATGCAAATATACGTAGAATCAAACCAAGAAGCCTTTGATAGCATCATTCTCGCATACAAAGTAGCGGAACAGGTTTACCTTCCATGTATGGTAATCCTTGATGCCTTCGTACTTTCGCACACTTCAGAGCCTGTTGAAATCTATGACCAAGAAAAAGTAGATAAATTTCTCCCACCATATAAACCTATGGTGGCAATAGAACCCGGAAAGGCTTTTGGATATGGAGCCCTTGCTGCACCTGATACATACATGGAGTTCCGTTATAAAATGCAAAAAGCAATGGAAAAGGCGGTAGAAATTTTTGAAAAAGAAGGTAAACTCTTTGGCGAAATGTTCGGGAGAAACTACGACCTTGTAGAAGAATATATGATGGACGATGCAGAGTACGTAATCGTGACCGTGGGTGCTACAACTTCCACCGCCAGGGTTGCTATTCAGGAACTCCGAAAGCAGGGAGAAAAAGTTGGACTTCTAAAGATCAGGGTAATAAGGCCATTTCCATTCAATAAAGTTAGAGAAGCATTAAAAGGTAGAAAAAAAGTGGCGGTTCTTGACAGGAACATTTCTTTTGGTTACCATGGGATTTTCTACCAGGAAATCAAATCAGCTCTCTATCCGCTCAAAGAGAGGCCACAGGTTCATGGATACATCGCAGGATTAGGTGGCAGAGATATTACTATTAAAGATTTCATTGATATCTACCATGACATGAAAAAACGTGAAGATATGGAAGAAATTGTCTGGAAGGGGGTTAAACTATGATTATGAAAAATTGGAACATTCCACAGGATGAGTTACTTTACAGTGGACATGCCGCATGTCAGGGCTGTGGTGGAGCTCTTGCAATGCGGTTGGCTTTAAAAGCCCTTGGAGAAAATTCCGTTGCAACTATTCCAGCATGTTGCTGGACAATCATTTCAGGAGATGTGCTCTATCATGCATTGAAAATTCCCGTTTTTCATACTGCTTTTGAGACTGCGGCAATTTCTGCTACCGGTTTAAAAGCGGGTTTGACCAAGAGAGGTTTCAAGGATACCACAGTTTTCGCTTGGGCAGGTGATGGGGGTACCTTTGACATTGGAATTCAAGCAATATCAGGCGCTGCAGAGAGAAACGAAGATATAATCTATTTCGTTTACGACAACGAAGCCTATATGAATACGGGAATCCAGAGATCCAGTGCCACACCATGGGGTGCCTGGACTACAACTACACCCGTAAAACATCCTGAAGACAAGCCAAAGAAAAACATTGATGAAATCCTTGCAGCTCATAAAATACCTTACCAGGCTACAGTTAATGTGGCTTACCCAGAAGATTTCGTGCGAAAAGTGAAAAAAGCAAAAGAGATAAAGGGGTTTAGGTTTATTCATATTCTTGCACCTTGTCCCCCTGGTTGGAAAATGCCTTCTGATATAAGTATTCAAGTTGCACGCCTTGCAACACAAACGGGGATCTTCCCACTCTACGAAGTCGAAAATGGTAAACACTATACCGTGAGCTACTTACCCCCTAAAAAATTACCGGTTGCTGAATACCTTAAACTTCAGGGCAGATTTAAACACCTTACCGAATCGCAAGTAGAATATATTCAGAAAATGGTTGACGAAAATTGGGAATCACTCCTTAGAAAACACGAATTGACCCATGGAACATTGGAAAATATTCCAAGACCTGAATTTTACAGGTGAGGCGAGTTATGGACTTTAAGAACGCA
Above is a genomic segment from bacterium containing:
- a CDS encoding 4Fe-4S binding protein; the protein is ILLSSANAQNINIVYTKVGKTEDEKIFVVAEEQDISRGIKNGLSVALYLTSKKEGKEYQEERLPRVVSYKEIITDYFNHEKAIPEIKSLEEAIKEALRCFSCGTCNSCGNCYVFCPDNAVRWIDNFPSFDYDYCKGCGVCVNECPRGVLELIPEK
- a CDS encoding transketolase C-terminal domain-containing protein, which translates into the protein MSIKKVLTGNHAVSYGAMVSRVQVISAYPITPQTQVVELLSEMVADGILDAIFVNVESEHSAMSACVSASAAGARAFTATSAQGLALMHEMLHWAAGARLPIVLANINRAMAPPWSIWTDQNDSLSQRDTGWMQIYVESNQEAFDSIILAYKVAEQVYLPCMVILDAFVLSHTSEPVEIYDQEKVDKFLPPYKPMVAIEPGKAFGYGALAAPDTYMEFRYKMQKAMEKAVEIFEKEGKLFGEMFGRNYDLVEEYMMDDAEYVIVTVGATTSTARVAIQELRKQGEKVGLLKIRVIRPFPFNKVREALKGRKKVAVLDRNISFGYHGIFYQEIKSALYPLKERPQVHGYIAGLGGRDITIKDFIDIYHDMKKREDMEEIVWKGVKL
- a CDS encoding 3-methyl-2-oxobutanoate dehydrogenase subunit beta; protein product: MKNWNIPQDELLYSGHAACQGCGGALAMRLALKALGENSVATIPACCWTIISGDVLYHALKIPVFHTAFETAAISATGLKAGLTKRGFKDTTVFAWAGDGGTFDIGIQAISGAAERNEDIIYFVYDNEAYMNTGIQRSSATPWGAWTTTTPVKHPEDKPKKNIDEILAAHKIPYQATVNVAYPEDFVRKVKKAKEIKGFRFIHILAPCPPGWKMPSDISIQVARLATQTGIFPLYEVENGKHYTVSYLPPKKLPVAEYLKLQGRFKHLTESQVEYIQKMVDENWESLLRKHELTHGTLENIPRPEFYR